The Arachis duranensis cultivar V14167 chromosome 9, aradu.V14167.gnm2.J7QH, whole genome shotgun sequence genomic sequence taataataaacatGCAGAATGCTAATGCAAACTATATGCAGCTATATGCAGGGATGATGAGAAGAGTCATTAACaccataaaaataaagtaaaataaaataaacctaaGACTGAAACGAaacaatcataccatggtgcgttgtctcccacctagcactttgcttttaCGTCATTAAGTTGGACGCTCTTTAGGCTCATTCTGCTTCTCTTGGTGGGTCTTCCAAGAGGAAAATCTCTAGTTCTTTCTGATTCTTTATTTTCTCACCATGATAAAGCTTTAGGCGATGTCCATTGACCTTTAGAAATTTTGAGTTAGTAGGATGACGCAGGTGGAAAACTCCGTATGGCTCTACCTTCTCTACtctatatggaccttcccatcttaATCTCagtttgcctggcatgagcctcagtctgGAGTTACATAGAAGAACTAACTCCCCTGGTCTGAATTCTCTCCTTTTAATGTGCTTGTCATGGACAGCCTTCATTTTCTCCTTGTAACGCCTAGAGTTGTCACatgcttctaggcgaaggttctCTAGTTCTGCTAGTTGTAGCTTTCTTTCAACACCAGCTTTCATAAGATTCATGTTGCACTCCCTTACAGCCCAGAAAGCATTGTGTTCCACCTCTACGGGGAGGTGGCAAGCCTTTCTGTATACCAAGCGGAAGaggctcatcccaatgggtgtcttgtacgcTGTTCTATATGCtcagagtgcatcttgtagcctggcACTCCAGTCCTTCCTATGAGGTTTTACTATCTTTTCCAGAATTCATTTAatctctctattagagacttctgcttgcccattggtctgggGATGGTAAGCTGTTTCTACTTTGTGAATTATCCCATGTTTCTTtagtaatcctgttagtctcctgttacaaaagtgggtgccttgatcgctcacgattgctcgtggtgatccaaagcgacatataatatggtttctaacaaaggaaacaacagtgctagcatcatcagtatgggtaagaattgcttccacccatttagaaacataatctacggCTAGCAGTATATAAAAGTacccattagaatttggaaacggacccatgaagtcaatgccccaaacatcaaaaatttcacagaaaagcataatctgTTGAGGCATCtaatccctcttggatatattactAAACCTTTGGCATAAGGAAtaagatttacaaaatttagCAGCATCTTtgaaaagagtaggccaccagaatccacagtccaagatttttctagctgtcctttgagggccaaaatgtcctccactctcagatgcgGGCAAGCCTCTAAAATatactggaattctgattgaggtacaCACCATCTAATTACCTAgtcagcaccacacctccataaatacggatcatcccatatataatatttggactcgcttttcagcttgtctctctgatgcttagtaaaatGTGGAGGGAAAGtgtggctaactagataattagctactggtgcataccaaggaactacttcagatactgcttgtaaGCCATCAGAAGGGAAATGATCATTTATAGGAGTGGAGTTTgattagttgagcggaatcaagaattgggtgtgaattgcataaagtaaattggcggaaaatgtaaattgcaaggaatNNNNNNNNNNNNNNNNNNNNNNNNNNNNNNNNNNNNNNNNNNNNNNNNNNNNNNNNNNNNNNNNNNNNNNNNNNNNNNNNNNNNNNNNNNNNNNNNNNNNTTTTATGCAGAAAGTTGCAGcatcactttttcattcttatcaGATAAGATTATCACTTTTTCATTGCATCCATCAAACAC encodes the following:
- the LOC127741553 gene encoding uncharacterized protein LOC127741553, with translation MSLFRLVYRKACHLPVEVEHNAFWAVRECNMNLMKAGVERKLQLAELENLRLEACDNSRRYKEKMKAVHDKHIKRREFRPGELVLLCNSRLRLMPGKLRLRWEGPYRVEKVEPYGVFHLRHPTNSKFLKVNGHRLKLYHGEKIKNQKELEIFLLEDPPREAE